The DNA window tttttaatcttaataatataCACGTAAATGCTCCTTATGCAGGTACTCAAATTATTAAAGTCGAAAACAGTATGTCTaggaatatttataatattggtacCACTAAAACTTTAAATCAACTAAAATCTCTCTACTTACGTAATATCTAACACGTTCTGAATATTACTAAAATTCTGATGAGTTTCGCGAGAATTATACCGATTATACTTAAACGGGCTCCAAATacatttattacaaaataactCATCATCATGAttcctataaaataaaaaaggtggTTCCTGATTGTGCTAAATTCCAATCCCCAAACCCCAACCTTGTAATGCCACCTAATGTAGGATAGAGATAAAAGAATTATTGTGATTGGATTCAAATACGATGATCAAAATATCCTAAGAGAAAGGAGGTGTTTCGAATAATTGGTGAAaaatgatgatgagaaggaaATGAATGACGGAGAAAAATAAGAAGTGAAGATTGATTCAATACATATAACTTGATCATTTTatgatcattttatatatataagttaaagaGAACAATTATAAATCATGTATTGAATATTATaggtaatttttattatattagcggagtttttttttataataatgttgagttttgtataaataaataacttctAGTTCAATAACACTACAGGATTTTTctctcaaatattttgtttatcgTGATTTACTATCTCATCTTAAGGATCAAAGTaacaaagtatttttttttatcgatagATGTCTTCAATTCTTCACTATAGATTCAACACTAAAGAAAGAAGATAATAGAGAGAAGGTGATAttgaaccaaaaaaaattacatatcaaTATATTGAGTAATGTATATCTAACCTAACtagtttgtaaatattatttttttaaaataatcaaactaaaacaaatacaaaaatataatataatattgatttttaattaatttttttattaaataaagacaaaatcaatatataaataaattttattttatacctcataaaattaattagagcTTATTTCTAGCTAgtgtttaatatgttaaaattgtGAGAATTAAAATAAGGATGCCccaaaatgcaagaaaaatgaTCTTTTTCTATtgcctttatattttaattatttgcaacattaatttgatcattattaaattatttattttattttttaaatcacgataataatattcatcaacttaatcaaaattttgacaggttaaataaagttaaaattagcCAGCtcttcaaatattaaaattttacaaatttataaaaaaatatttcaatttatacaaaaataaatatacatatatatttatatttacaaattaaaaaaaaacttattacttattgaaataaataaattataataatcatgaCTATTTAGAGAATGCACCAAAATGATACCAATACAGATAATTTAAACCCCTCCCTAAAAAAGAGACacacaaaaatataaatctcAAAGAATAATGCAACATGTCCAACAAGAACCCTATATTCCATTTGAAAGCATCAATGTTAGTTATCTTTATTTTACCTTCGAATGAGACATCTGTTTACTTAAGACTTAGCTAATTGTTTGAATTAAGAAGGGTTTTTTGGAGTTAGTGCATGGCCTGGGATTGTTTGGACAAGGCTTGAAGAAGTTACATTTTATGTATTCACGTGCCAAGCACTGATACAGTGTTTAAAATCTACATTCTTGGCCACCAAATTTGTTTTTGAAGATTTATTTTTGCTAATTAATTATTCGTAAATGCAAAATTTTCTGTAGGAGAAACAGATAGCCAGATAGATCTACTAATTAAGACAACACTAAACAAACTAAGAGAAAACTGGTTTCAATCTCTTTCTCTCTAGAAGAAGAATCTCTCGGGTCAGTTGTGAAAGAAAGCCTTTTTTGCCATGTTTTACTTGCAAAGACTTCCTCGAAGAATATTAGTTAGAGTACTCCTAAATCTATGcctattacaattttttatttttttttattaaccttttattataaaatcttttttCCTATTAATTAGCttcttatttattgtttcaaatctattttatttaataaatcacaaatttttttatttttttctttatttaaatataataaatcttttattataaaatatttctgtTCCTATTAATTagcttcttatttatttattgtttcaaatctattttatttaataaatcacaaatttttttattttttttctttatttaaatataataaatcttttattataaaatatttcttccTAATAATTAGCTTTTTACTGtttcaaatctattttattttatataaaactatccCAAGtcaattaataaagaaaaattcatCACACACATTCCTCTTCCCAAAATTTCTAAAACACTCAACTCAATCCGTTCTCTTTTGATTTTTCGGTACTTTGCATCAATTGGTAtgtgattatttttttctacGTATTTGTTTGTGTATTTGAATATTTcgttatttctcttttaatcgtaattattttttacattgaAAGGAATAATAATGTCTTTGTGGGAGAGACTCGAGAAATTGGGTGAAGGGAGCTATGGAGTTGTCTATCTAGGTCGTCCATTAGAAGGACATTGTCTCTATCCGTCTATTCCAATAATGGCAGTTAAATCCGCGGAGTACGAAAATTCATCATCTCTCCTACACGAAAGGGATATTCTCTCTAAATTTAAAGAATGTCCGCATATTATTCGTCTATATGGTTATGATTTCACCGTTGAAGGCACaaaattttttacaaatatctTCTTGGAGTACGCCTCGGGCGGCACTTTGCACGACCGCATTCAATCATCAAAGACATCTAAATACAACGGAATCTCCGAAATTGAAGCAAAGGAATATACACTTTCCATTTTAAAGGGTCTGCGCTACATCCATGAGAGTGGATACGTCCATTGTGATATAAAACCGGAAAACATATTAATGGTCGACGAGAAGGCCAAAATAGGAGACTTTGGTATGACTATCCAGCCATTCAATCTTCCGGGAATGACGTTAGGTACGCCTCATTATATGCCTCCTGAGACATTAAACGATGGAGAATATGATACTTCTACCGATATTTGGGCATTGGGATGCTCCTTCTTTGAAATGATCACATCAACACCGCAATGGAAATGCAAAAATATGAACCAAAAtcttattaaactaataaagaGAAGTAAAATGTCCAAAGAGGCTTTCGATTTTTGGAAGAGGTGCACAACTAAAGATCCAAAGAAAAGATGGAGTGCAAATATGCTTCTACAACATCAGTTCATCGTCGGTAGGAGCGAGAATCCTTCTCCCACCCAAAATAACGCATAGGCGCTCCTTTACTTCCGTACATTGATCCTAAACGGTAcgtatttgattaattaatttgttgttaaatttatgtttgttatttgattatttctttactgatttttattttattttaggatttaTTAATTAAGCTTGTGCGGAATCTTGGAAGAATGTTTATAATACAAACAAATAGagatttttagtttatataacaA is part of the Impatiens glandulifera chromosome 1, dImpGla2.1, whole genome shotgun sequence genome and encodes:
- the LOC124932981 gene encoding mitogen-activated protein kinase kinase kinase 20-like, giving the protein MSLWERLEKLGEGSYGVVYLGRPLEGHCLYPSIPIMAVKSAEYENSSSLLHERDILSKFKECPHIIRLYGYDFTVEGTKFFTNIFLEYASGGTLHDRIQSSKTSKYNGISEIEAKEYTLSILKGLRYIHESGYVHCDIKPENILMVDEKAKIGDFGMTIQPFNLPGMTLGTPHYMPPETLNDGEYDTSTDIWALGCSFFEMITSTPQWKCKNMNQNLIKLIKRSKMSKEAFDFWKRCTTKDPKKRWSANMLLQHQFIVGRSENPSPTQNNA